One window of the Pyrus communis chromosome 17, drPyrComm1.1, whole genome shotgun sequence genome contains the following:
- the LOC137723615 gene encoding putative F-box protein PP2-B12: protein MFKFFLGGGGNQEKTDDVGGGGGDPMDLQALPEGCIATVVSLTTPRDAGTMSSVSRSFRSAAESDAVWDKFLPPEIHTILSSSSPSRPPLVSPSSTSKTKKEFFLALCDNPVLIEQGKLSFSLDKWSGKKCYMIAARALSIVWADTPHYWRWISVPDSRFEEVAELISVCWLEIRGKIGTRMLSPSTFYKAFLVFKSSAGAHGFGNQPVEVTVGLIGQEPTKHVVFLDGQRGQTQGQGYHIAGPWRIGLFNRRHIPGLQSFQSFQPRGINEAQYPKERNDGWLEIELGEFFCEGGEGGELEMTCLEVRGGQWKGGLIFQGIEVRPKRM from the exons atgtTCAAGTTCTTCTTAGGCGGTGGCGGAAACCAGGAGAAAACAGATGATGTCGGTGGCGGCGGAGGCGACCCCATGGATCTGCAGGCCTTGCCGGAGGGATGCATAGCCACCGTTGTCTCGCTGACCACGCCTCGGGACGCGGGCACAATGTCGTCGGTTTCGAGGAGTTTCAGGTCGGCCGCCGAATCCGACGCCGTTTGGGACAAGTTCCTTCCTCCCGAGATCCACACTATCCTGTCCTCCTCGTCACCCTCACGGCCGCCGCTTGTGTCTCCCTCCTCCACTTCCAAAACCAAGAAGGAGTTTTTCCTCGCTCTGTGCGACAACCCTGTTCTCATCGAACAGGGCAAGTTG AGCTTTTCGCTGGACAAATGGAGTGGGAAGAAATGCTACATGATTGCTGCAAGGGCCCTTTCGATTGTTTGGGCTGACACTCCTCACTACTGGAGATGGATTTCTGTCCCCGACTCGAG GTTTGAGGAGGTGGCAGAGCTTATTAGTGTGTGCTGGCTTGAAATCCGTGGCAAAATTGGGACACGGATGCTGTCCCCATCCACGTTTTACAAAGCTTTTCTTGTATTCAAGTCATCCGCGGGGGCTCATGGATTTGGGAACCAACCTGTGGAGGTCACAGTGGGTTTAATTGGGCAGGAGCCCACGAAACATGTGGTGTTTCTGGACGGGCAGAGAGGTCAAACCCAAGGTCAGGGCTACCACATTGCCGGGCCTTGGCGTATTGGCCTGTTCAACCGCAGACACATTCCCGGCCTCCAGTCGTTCCAGTCGTTCCAGCCAAGGGGGATCAACGAGGCCCAGTACCCGAAAGAGCGGAACGACGGGTGGCTGGAGATAGAGCTGGGGGAGTTCTTCTGTGAAGGGGGTGAAGGTGGGGAGTTGGAGATGACTTGCTTGGAGGTTAGGGGTGGACAGTGGAAGGGTGGCCTCATTTTTCAAGGGATTGAGGTCAGGCCTAAAAGGATGTAG
- the LOC137722409 gene encoding uncharacterized protein, whose amino-acid sequence MEDQSLAVQNNSHALTEYALDLAIGQEFPDVETCRRRLKNIALVQHFDLRIVKSDRSRFIAKCSKEGCPWRVHVAKCPGGPTFTVRTLHGEHTCEGVLNLHHQQASVGWVARSVESRVRDNPRYKPKEILQDIRDQHGVAVSYMQAWRGKERSMAALHGTFEEGYQLLPGYCEQIKKTNPGSIASVFTTGQENCFHRLFISYRASIYGFIHACRPLLEIDRSHLKGKYLGSLLCAAAVDADDTLFPLAIAIVDVESDENWMWFMSELRKLLGVNTDNMPRLTILSERQRGVVEAVETHFPSAFHGFCLRHVSENFRDTFKNAKLVNIFWNAVYALTAVEFDSKIAEMTEISQDVIAWFQHFPPQLWAVAYFEGVRYGHFTLGVTELLYNWTLECHELPIVQMMEHIRDQLSSWYNDRRDTGMRWTSILVPSAEKRILEAMADARCYQVLRANEVEFEIVSTERTNIVDIQTRVCSCRRWHIYGLPCAHAAAALMSCGHNVHLFAEPCFTVASYRETYSQMIHPIPDKSLWKEPGDGTEGGSTNVDIMIRPPKTRRPPGRPKKKVLRVENFKRPKRVVQCGRCHMLGHSQKKCTLPH is encoded by the coding sequence ATGGAAGATCAATCTTTAGCTGTGCAGAACAATTCTCATGCTTTGACAGAATATGCTTTAGACTTGGCTATTGGGCAAGAATTTCCTGATGTTGAAACATGCAGAAGAAGATTGAAGAACATTGCTCTAGTACAACATTTTGATCTTCGTATAGTGAAATCAGATCGCAGCCGGTTTATAGCCAAGTGCTCCAAAGAAGGTTGCCCATGGCGTGTCCATGTGGCAAAATGTCCCGGAGGTCCAACCTTTACAGTAAGAACCCTGCATGGTGAGCATACCTGTGAAGGAGTTCTCAACCTTCATCATCAGCAAGCATCAGTAGGTTGGGTTGCTAGGTCTGTAGAATCACGGGTTCGGGATAATCCACGGTATAAACCAAAAGAGATCCTGCAAGATATCCGGGATCAGCATGGAGTTGCTGTTTCTTACATGCAAGCTTGGCGTGGCAAGGAGCGTAGCATGGCAGCACTTCatggaacttttgaagaagGGTATCAGCTTCTTCCTGGATACTGTGAGCAAATAAAGAAAACCAACCCTGGAAGCATCGCTTCAGTTTTTACCACTGGACAAGAAAATTGCTTCCACCGTCTCTTCATTTCTTACCGTGCATCAATTTATGGGTTTATACATGCTTGTAGGCCACTTTTGGAAATTGATAGATCGCACCTCAAAGGCAAATACTTGGGTTCCTTACTTTGTGCTGCAGCTGTTGATGCTGATGATACATTATTTCCACTGGCAATAGCTATTGTTGATGTGGAAAGCGATGAAAATTGGATGTGGTTTATGTCAGAATTGCGAAAGCTTCTGGGAGTAAACACTGACAACATGCCTAGACTAACAATACTCTCTGAAAGACAAAGGGGTGTTGTAGAGGCGGTGGAAACCCATTTTCCTAGTGCCTTCCATGGTTTTTGTCTGCGTCATGTTAGTGAAAATTTTCGTGATACGTTTAAGAATGCGAAGTTGGTGAATATCTTCTGGAATGCTGTTTATGCTCTCACTGCAGTTGAATTTGACAGCAAGATTGCAGAGATGACAGAGATCTCACAAGACGTGATTGCATGGTTTCAACACTTCCCTCCCCAACTTTGGGCTGTAGCATATTTTGAAGGAGTGCGATATGGCCATTTTACTCTCGGTGTTACGGAGTTGTTGTATAATTGGACTCTTGAATGCCATGAGCTCCCTATTGTGCAAATGATGGAGCATATTCGTGATCAGTTATCATCGTGGTATAATGACCGCCGGGATACGGGAATGAGATGGACGTCAATTTTAGTACCATCTGCTGAGAAGCGGATTCTAGAGGCAATGGCTGATGCTCGCTGCTATCAAGTACTTCGTGCAAATGAAGTTGAATTTGAGATTGTGTCTACGGAGCGGACAAATATTGTGGATATACAAACTCGTGTTTGCTCTTGTCGCCGTTGGCATATATATGGTCTACCTTGTGCACATGCTGCTGCTGCACTTATGTCTTGTGGACACAATGTCCATTTGTTTGCTGAGCCTTGCTTTACAGTAGCAAGTTACCGAGAGACCTATTCGCAGATGATTCATCCCATTCCGGATAAGAGCTTGTGGAAGGAGCCAGGCGACGGAACAGAGGGTGGAAGCACCAATGTTGATATCATGATACGCCCACCCAAGACCCGACGGCCACCTGGAAGACCCAAGAAGAAGGTCCTTCGTGTAGAAAACTTCAAGAGGCCGAAGAGGGTGGTTCAATGCGGTCGCTGTCATATGTTAGGGCATTCTCAAAAGAAATGTACCCTTCCGCATTGA
- the LOC137722410 gene encoding tryptophan--tRNA ligase, cytoplasmic-like, producing MEERVEEAEPEQQQEEEQVVNPWTVSAKGGGKIDYDKLIDQFGCQRIDQQLVDRIHRLTGRPPHVFLRRGVFFAHRDLNEILDAYERGDKFYLYTGRGPSSEALHLGHLIPFMFTKYLQDVFKVPLVVQLTDDEKCMWKNLTVEESQRLARENAKDIIACGFDISKTFIFSDFDFVGGAFYKNMVKVGKCVTYNKVVGIFGFTGEDHIGKVSFPPVQAVPSFPSSFPHLFSGQDNLRCLIPCAIDQDPYFRMTRDVAPRIGYHKPALIESSFFPALQGETGKMSASDPNSAIYVTDAAKEIKNKINRYAFSGGQDSVEKHRELGANLEVDIPFKYLSFFLDDDDKLEEIRKEYGSGRMLTGEVKQLLVEVLTEMVERHRRARAAVTDEMVDAFMAVRPLPNMFS from the exons aTGGAGGAGAGAGTGGAAGAGGCAGAACCAGAACAGCAGCAAGAGGAGGAGCAGGTAGTGAATCCATGGACGGTGTCGGCCAAAGGTGGCGGGAAAATCGACTACGACAAGCTCATCGACCAGTTCGGCTGCCAGAGAATCGACCAGCAGCTCGTGGATCGCATCCACCGCCTCACCGGACGTCCTCCCCACGTCTTCCTCCGCCGTGGCGTCTTCTTTGCCCACAg GGACTTGAATGAGATTCTGGATGCCTACGAGAGGGGAGACAAGTTCTATTTGTACACAGGAAGAGGACCTTCCTCCGAGGCTTTGCATTTGGGGCATCTTATCCCCTTCATGTTCACTAA ATATTTGCAAGATGTCTTCAAGGTTCCTCTCGTTGTACAACTTACCGATGATGAGAAGTGCATGTGGAAAAATCTGACTGTGGAAGAGAGCCAGAGACTTGCCAGGGAGAATGCTAAAGACATTATTGCTTGTGGTTTTGACATATCAAAAACCTTCATCTTCTCCGATTTTGATTTCGTTGGTGG TGCCTTCTACAAGAACATGGTGAAGGTTGGAAAGTGTGTCACATATAATAAG GTTGTTGGTATATTTGGTTTCACTGGAGAAGATCACATAGGAAAAGTTAGTTTTCCACCTGTACAG GCAGTTCCCTCATTTCCAAGTTCATTTCCTCATCTCTTCTCTGGCCAAGACAATCTTCGTTGCTTAATACCTTGTGCAATTGACCAG GATCCTTATTTTAGAATGACACGAGATGTTGCTCCACGAATTGGATATCACAAGCCTGCATTGATTGAGTCTTCTTTCTTCCCTGCCCTGCAG GGAGAGACAGGAAAAATGTCGGCTAGTGATCCAAATTCGGCCATATATGTAACTGATGCTGCAAAGgaaattaagaacaag ATAAACAGGTATGCATTTTCTGGGGGACAAGATTCAGTAGAGAAACATAGAGAGCTTGGAGCAAATCTCGAG GTAGATATTCCATTCAAATATCTAAGCTTTTTCCTAGACGACGATGATAAACTCGAAGAGATACGGAAG GAGTATGGTTCCGGACGCATGCTAACAGGTGAAGTGAAGCAACTTCTTGTTGAAGTTTTAACCGAAATGGTAGAAAGACATCGTAGGGCTAGGGCTGCTGTGACTGATGAG ATGGTGGATGCATTTATGGCAGTGAGGCCCCTACCGAATATGTTCAGCTAA
- the LOC137723070 gene encoding uncharacterized protein codes for MTNNEDPHSQSTKKTRELPNLSECHCCHLRVDIANASAKSKLHILYSEWRVVLLCKKCLSRVESSELCSYCFAATSPSQDDSFICCQCNRRVHRHCDSEYRGIALLSQDSCLAVEVGVCADCWLPESLARWRGVMRSQKARRSGKGRACLGLRKYRVSAVLDGRTIHDVSGAEEGSKDADVHDDDDDDDDDNGHLAAMNSSAKKLCSPNLSVCVCDSWTAVGCLKLDIEEENEDDDGLLMERQGSSSNGVDALNKQELDECVCVTTLKDKRRNSKLDPFYFKYRKRSTVNQSMVTYKRRPKKLNPCSMLTYKRRRPKSHLFACHMLTYKRKRPTILYDRSS; via the coding sequence ATGACGAACAACGAAGATCCGCACTCGCAATCGACGAAGAAAACCAGAGAGTTGCCGAATCTGTCGGAGTGCCATTGTTGCCACCTGAGAGTCGACATTGCCAACGCCAGCGCCAAGAGCAAGCTTCACATCCTCTACAGCGAGTGGCGCGTCGTCCTCCTCTGCAAGAAATGCCTCTCGCGGGTCGAGTCATCGGAGCTCTGCTCCTACTGCTTCGCCGCCACTTCGCCGTCGCAGGACGACTCCTTCATTTGCTGCCAGTGTAACCGGAGAGTACACAGGCATTGCGATTCTGAGTATCGAGGGATTGCGCTGTTGTCTCAGGATTCTTGCTTGGCGGTGGAGGTTGGGGTTTGCGCCGATTGTTGGCTGCCGGAGTCGCTGGCACGGTGGAGAGGGGTTATGAGGAGTCAGAAGGCGCGAAGGAGTGGAAAGGGGAGAGCTTGTTTGGGATTGAGGAAGTATAGGGTTTCGGCCGTGCTGGATGGCAGGACAATTCATGATGTGTCTGGTGCTGAAGAGGGCTCAAAGGATGCGGATGTCCAtgacgatgacgatgatgatgatgatgataatggGCATTTGGCTGCCATGAATAGCTCTGCTAAGAAGCTGTGTTCGCCGAATTTGagtgtgtgtgtttgtgattCGTGGACTGCTGTTGGTTGTTTGAAGCTGGATATCGAAGAGGAGAATGAGGACGATGACGGGCTGTTGATGGAAAGACAAGGGAGCAGCTCCAATGGCGTTGATGCTCTCAATAAACAAGAGCTAGATGAATGTGTGTGTGTTACAACGCTGAAAGACAAAAGGCGCAATTCTAAACTTGATCCTTTTTACTTCAAGTACAGGAAAAGGAGCACGGTTAATCAGTCCATGGTAACATATAAGAGAAGGCCCAAAAAACTCAATCCTTGTTCTATGTTAACATATAAGAGAAGGAGACCCAAAAGCCACCTCTTTGCTTGTCATATGTTAACATATAAGAGAAAGAGACCCACAATCCTATATGATCGTTCATCTTGA
- the LOC137721733 gene encoding subtilisin-like protease SBT3 produces the protein MGHNNGVPLPFIFSLVALFLLALHVNVSFADRSTYIVHMDKSLMPKSYSSHDHWYSSIVDSFKSENPTSFDGNKILPSILYTYDTAFHGFSAVLSADELVTLKKSPGFVSAYADKSITLDTTHTTQFLNLNPFAGLWPASDYGDDIIIGVIDTGLWPESESFKDQGMTKSLPARWKGKCEVGQEFNASLCNYKLIGARYFNKGVMAANPGVTLSMNSARDSLGHGTHTSSTAAGNYVDGASYFGYAKGTARGVAPRARVAMYKVSWDEGRYASDVLAGMDQAIADGVDVISISSGFDDTPLYEDPVAIASFAAMEKGVVVSASAGNEGPELGKLHNGIPWVLTVAAGTIDRSFGGTLTFGNGLTITGFTLFPANSLVENSPLVYNKTFSACNSTAALETAPDAIIICDDTVPIRNQISYIIQSGLLGAIFITNNPEIRELGYVGTPSVVVNTKDGRTVIEYALKSENPTVSINFQQTLLNTKPAPAAAFYTSRGPSKSYPGILKPDIMAPGSLVLAAWVPKVAAGKIGFNVNLPSDYNLISGTSMACPHASGVAALLKGAHPEWSAAAIRSALMTTANPLDNTGNPILDDGDNFNFASPLAMGAGHIDPNRALDPGLIYDATPQEYVNLLCSTNFTRNQILSITRSHAYDCSKPSSDLNYPSFIALSNNDHKTKTRVQTFQRTVTNVGDGAARYMASVIAPKGSQVTVSPEILIFAYKYEKQSFTVTINFNAKKKGNASSGALVWIEQNGKYTVRSPIVVSPLV, from the coding sequence ATGGGGCATAACAATGGGGTTCCTCTtcccttcattttctctctTGTTGCATTGTTTCTGTTGGCTCTGCATGTCAATGTGTCTTTCGCAGATAGGTCGACGTATATTGTCCACATGGACAAGTCCCTCATGCCCAAGTCCTACTCTAGCCATGACCATTGGTATTCCTCCattgttgattcattcaaaTCCGAAAACCCTACCTCATTCGATGGCAACAAAATCTTGCCTTCCATTCTGTACACCTATGATACTGCCTTTCATGGGTTCAGTGCAGTTCTATCTGCTGATGAATTAGTGACTCTAAAAAAGTCCCCGGGTTTCGTCTCAGCTTACGCTGACAAGTCCATTACGCTCGACACCACCCACACCACTCAGTTCCTCAACCTCAATCCTTTCGCCGGACTGTGGCCTGCTTCGGATTACGGAGACGACATCATCATCGGTGTCATTGATACCGGTCTCTGGCCGGAGAGTGAAAGCTTCAAAGATCAAGGTATGACCAAAAGTCTTCCAGCTAGGTGGAAAGGAAAATGCGAGGTTGGACAAGAGTTCAATGCCTCTCTTTGTAACTATAAATTGATTGGAGCTCGATACTTTAATAAGGGTGTCATGGCTGCAAACCCCGGTGTCACACTTAGCATGAACTCGGCCAGAGACAGTTTAGGGCATGGGACACATACATCTTCCACAGCTGCGGGGAACTACGTAGACGGGGCATCTTATTTTGGCTACGCTAAAGGAACAGCCAGAGGCGTAGCACCGCGTGCCAGAGTTGCCATGTACAAGGTTAGCTGGGATGAGGGGCGTTATGCCTCTGATGTTCTAGCTGGTATGGACCAAGCTATTGCTGATGGTGTGGATGTTATTTCAATTTCCTCTGGCTTTGACGACACACCATTGTACGAGGATCCGGTAGCGATTGCTTCATTTGCAGCCATGGAGAAGGGTGTGGTGGTTTCAGCTTCAGCCGGAAATGAAGGCCCCGAGCTTGGGAAATTGCACAATGGCATCCCTTGGGTCTTGACCGTTGCAGCCGGCACAATAGACCGCTCATTTGGAGGAACATTAACCTTTGGTAATGGTTTAACCATTACTGGATTTACCTTGTTTCCAGCAAACTCCTTAGTCGAAAACTCGCCACTGGTTTACAACAAGACATTCTCAGCATGCAACTCAACCGCAGCGCTTGAAACTGCCCCAGATGCGATCATCATATGTGATGACACGGTGCCTATTCGTAATCAAATATCTTACATCATCCAATCGGGGCTTCTTGGAGCTATCTTTATTACCAATAATCCTGAGATACGCGAATTAGGTTACGTTGGAACTCCTAGCGTTGTGGTGAATACGAAGGATGGGCGGACTGTGATCGAGTACGCACTAAAAAGTGAAAACCCTACTGTCAGCATAAATTTCCAACAAACGTTGCTCAATACAAAGCCTGCACCCGCTGCAGCTTTTTACACTTCGAGAGGTCCTTCAAAAAGTTATCCGGGCATTTTGAAGCCGGACATAATGGCCCCGGGGTCATTAGTTTTAGCTGCTTGGGTTCCCAAGGTTGCAGCGGGTAAGATCGGGTTCAATGTGAACTTACCTAGCGACTACAATTTGATATCCGGGACATCCATGGCATGCCCTCATGCTTCAGGTGTAGCTGCTCTACTGAAAGGTGCGCACCCGGAATGGAGTGCAGCAGCAATTAGATCTGCTTTGATGACCACAGCTAACCCATTGGACAATACTGGCAATCCAATTCTTGACGACGGTGACAATTTCAACTTTGCTTCACCATTAGCTATGGGAGCAGGCCACATCGATCCTAATAGAGCACTTGATCCGGGCCTAATATACGATGCAACTCCACAAGAATATGTCAATCTCTTATGCTCCACGAACTTTACGCGTAACCAAATCTTATCCATCACTAGATCACATGCCTATGATTGTTCCAAACCATCTTCTGATCTCAACTATCCATCTTTCATTGCGTTGTCCAACAATGATCACAAAACAAAGACAAGGGTTCAAACATTTCAGAGGACCGTAACAAATGTGGGAGATGGCGCGGCCAGGTACATGGCTTCGGTGATTGCTCCAAAGGGTTCTCAGGTAACAGTCTCCCCGGAGATACTGATCTTTGCATACAAGTATGAAAAGCAAAGTTTTACGGTCACTATAAATTTCAATGCGAAGAAGAAAGGGAACGCTTCTTCTGGCGCACTTGTTTGGATCGAACAAAATGGAAAATACACTGTCAGGAGCCCAATTGTAGTGTCACCTCTTGTTTGA
- the LOC137722224 gene encoding uncharacterized protein — translation MLRDCKVFQAQNFRAVLVVGMDRRPAAIPESFIRLSLMEGEVRIIPREQKQHEPDMYYRTDGTVPLQYLMRDYFERKNLLFEVMRFTFNGNGVREDQTPEQRKMEDDATDVFSDQLGGHALKFN, via the coding sequence ATGTTGAGGGATTGCAAGGTTTTCCAAGCACAGAATTTTCGAGCAGTACTAGTTGTGGGAATGGACAGAAGACCGGCAGCCATCCCGGAATCCTTCATCAGGCTTTCTCTTATGGAAGGTGAAGTTCGAATAATTCCTAGGGAGCAAAAACAGCATGAACCTGACATGTACTACAGGACTGATGGCACTGTGCCGCTCCAATATCTGATGCGAGATTATTTTGAACGTAAAAATCTTCTGTTCGAAGTAATGCGATTCACTTTCAATGGAAATGGGGTCAGGGAAGATCAAACTCCTGAACAGCGCAAAATGGAGGACGATGCTACTGATGTATTCTCTGATCAACTTGGCGGCCATGCTCtcaagtttaattaa
- the LOC137721734 gene encoding subtilisin-like protease SBT3: MGHNNGVPLPFIFSLVALFLLALQVNVSFADRSTYIVHMDKSLMPKSYTSHDHWYSSIVDSFKSENPTSFDGNKILPSILYTYDNAFHGFSAVLSADELVTLKKSPGFVSAYADKSITLDTTHTTQFLNLNPFAGLWPASDYGDDIIIGVIDTGLWPESESFRDEGMTKSLPARWKGKCEVGQEFNASLCNYKLIGARYFNKGVMAANPGVTLSMNSARDSAGHGTHTSSTAAGNYVDGASYFGYAKGTARGVAPRARVAMYKVIWDEGRYASDVLAGMDQAIADGVDVISISSGFDDTPLYEDPVAIASFAAMEKGVVVSASAGNEGPELGKLHNGIPWVLTVAAGTIDRSFGGALTFGNGLTITGFTLFPANALVKNSPLVYNKTFSACNSTAALATAPDAIIICDDTEPIYYQISHIIRSGLLGAIFITNNPEIRELGYVATPSVVVNTKDGRTVIEYALKSENPTVSINFQQTLLNTKPAPAAASYTSRGPSKSYPGILKPDIMAPGSLVLAAWVPKVAAGKIGFNVNLPSDYNLISGTSMACPHASGVAALLKGAHPEWSAAAIRSALMTTANPLDNTGNPILDDGDNFNFASPLAMGAGHIDPNRALDPGLIYDATPQEYVNLLCSTNFTHNQILSITRSHAYDYSKPSSDLNYPSFIALSNNHHKTKTRVQTFQRTVTNVGDGAARYRASVTSPKGSQVTVSPEILIFAYKYEKQSFTVTLNYKAKKKGKASSGALVWIEQNGKYTVRSPIVA; this comes from the coding sequence ATGGGGCATAACAATGGGGTTCCTCTtcccttcattttctctctTGTTGCATTGTTTCTGTTGGCTCTTCAAGTCAACGTGTCTTTCGCAGATAGGTCGACATATATTGTCCACATGGACAAGTCCCTCATGCCCAAGTCCTACACTAGCCATGACCATTGGTACTCCTCCATCGTCGATTCATTCAAATCCGAGAACCCTACCTCGTTCGATGGCAACAAAATCTTGCCTTCCATTCTGTACACCTATGACAATGCCTTTCATGGGTTCAGTGCTGTGCTATCTGCTGATGAATTAGTGACTCTAAAAAAGTCCCCGGGTTTCGTCTCAGCTTACGCTGACAAGTCCATTACGCTCGACACCACCCACACCACTCAGTTCCTCAACCTCAATCCTTTCGCCGGACTGTGGCCTGCTTCGGATTACGGAGACGACATCATCATTGGTGTCATTGATACCGGTCTCTGGCCGGAGAGTGAAAGCTTCAGAGATGAAGGTATGACCAAAAGTCTTCCAGCTAGGTGGAAAGGAAAATGTGAGGTTGGACAAGAGTTCAATGCCTCTCTTTGTAACTATAAATTGATTGGAGCTCGATACTTTAACAAGGGTGTCATGGCTGCAAACCCCGGTGTCACACTCAGCATGAACTCGGCTAGAGACAGTGCAGGGCATGGGACGCATACATCTTCCACAGCTGCGGGGAACTACGTGGACGGGGCATCTTATTTTGGTTACGCTAAAGGAACAGCCAGAGGCGTAGCACCGCGTGCCAGAGTTGCCATGTACAAGGTTATCTGGGATGAGGGGCGTTATGCCTCTGATGTTCTAGCCGGAATGGACCAAGCTATTGCTGATGGTGTTGATGTTATTTCAATTTCCTCTGGCTTTGACGACACACCATTGTACGAGGATCCCGTAGCGATTGCTTCATTTGCAGCCATGGAGAAGGGTGTGGTGGTTTCAGCTTCAGCCGGAAATGAAGGCCCCGAGCTTGGGAAATTGCACAATGGCATCCCTTGGGTCTTGACCGTTGCAGCCGGCACAATAGACCGCTCATTTGGAGGAGCATTAACCTTTGGTAATGGTTTAACCATTACTGGATTTACCTTGTTCCCAGCAAACGCCTTAGTAAAAAACTCGCCACTGGTTTACAACAAGACCTTCTCAGCATGCAACTCAACAGCAGCGCTAGCAACTGCACCAGATGCGATCATCATATGTGATGACACGGAGCCTATTTATTATCAAATATCTCACATCATTCGGTCGGGGCTTCTTGGAGCTATCTTTATTACCAATAATCCTGAGATACGCGAATTAGGTTACGTTGCAACTCCTAGCGTTGTGGTGAATACGAAGGATGGGCGGACTGTGATCGAGTACGCACTAAAAAGTGAAAACCCTACTGTCAGCATAAATTTCCAACAAACGTTGCTCAATACAAAGCCTGCACCCGCTGCTGCTTCTTACACTTCGAGAGGTCCTTCAAAAAGTTATCCGGGCATTTTGAAGCCGGACATAATGGCCCCGGGGTCATTAGTTTTAGCTGCTTGGGTTCCCAAGGTTGCAGCGGGTAAGATCGGGTTCAATGTGAACTTACCTAGCGACTACAATTTGATATCCGGGACATCCATGGCATGCCCTCATGCTTCAGGTGTAGCTGCTCTACTGAAAGGTGCGCACCCGGAATGGAGTGCAGCGGCAATTAGATCTGCTTTGATGACCACAGCTAACCCATTGGACAATACTGGCAATCCAATTCTTGACGACGGTGACAATTTCAACTTTGCTTCACCATTAGCTATGGGAGCAGGCCACATCGATCCTAATAGAGCACTTGATCCGGGCCTAATATACGATGCAACTCCACAAGAATATGTCAATCTCTTATGCTCCACGAACTTTACTCATAACCAAATCTTATCCATCACTAGATCACACGCCTATGATTATTCCAAACCATCTTCTGATCTCAACTATCCATCTTTCATTGCGTTGTCCAACAATCATCACAAAACAAAGACAAGGGTTCAAACATTTCAGAGGACCGTAACAAATGTGGGAGATGGTGCGGCTAGGTACAGGGCTTCGGTGACTTCTCCAAAGGGTTCGCAGGTAACAGTCTCCCCAGAGATACTGATCTTTGCATACAAGTATGAGAAGCAAAGTTTTACGGTCACTTTAAATTACAAAGCGAAGAAGAAGGGGAAGGCTTCTTCTGGTGCACTTGTTTGGATCGAACAAAATGGAAAATACACTGTCAGGAGCCCGATTGTAGCGTGA